One part of the Blastocatellia bacterium genome encodes these proteins:
- a CDS encoding type II toxin-antitoxin system PemK/MazF family toxin codes for MAMVVKRFDVYLINLDPTQGREIKKTRPCLILSPDEMNRYINTVIVAPMSTKGRSYPTRVACKFQGKQGQVVLDQIRTVDKVRLVRRLGRIDVATQTSVLSILGEMFAP; via the coding sequence ATGGCAATGGTAGTCAAACGCTTCGATGTCTATTTGATCAACCTTGATCCAACTCAGGGCAGGGAGATAAAGAAAACGCGGCCCTGCCTGATACTCTCTCCTGACGAAATGAATCGTTACATCAACACAGTGATTGTTGCCCCGATGAGTACAAAAGGGCGAAGTTATCCGACGAGAGTGGCATGTAAGTTTCAAGGCAAACAAGGTCAGGTGGTGCTCGATCAGATACGGACAGTAGACAAGGTGCGGCTGGTCAGAAGGCTTGGCCGAATCGATGTTGCGACCCAAACGAGTGTGCTCTCAATCTTAGGAGAGATGTTCGCGCCCTAA
- a CDS encoding AbrB/MazE/SpoVT family DNA-binding domain-containing protein: MKTRIIRIGNSQGIRIPKLYLQQTGLNEEVELDVQDKEIVIRSVGHPRQGWAEAFQSMAETGDDQLLDKGGIAQSSWDEAEWQW, encoded by the coding sequence ATGAAGACGCGAATCATCAGAATAGGCAATTCACAAGGCATCCGCATCCCAAAACTCTACTTGCAGCAGACTGGGCTGAATGAAGAAGTCGAGCTTGATGTGCAGGATAAGGAAATCGTTATACGCTCGGTTGGCCATCCGCGGCAGGGCTGGGCAGAGGCCTTTCAAAGCATGGCAGAAACGGGAGATGACCAGTTGCTTGATAAAGGAGGGATCGCTCAATCAAGTTGGGATGAGGCCGAATGGCAATGGTAG